The proteins below come from a single Halobacillus salinarum genomic window:
- the ctaD gene encoding cytochrome c oxidase subunit I → MSTAVAQKGGLGAAIWDYLTTVDHKKIAHLYLVSGGFFFLMGGIEAMIIRIQLIKPDNNFIAAGLYNEMLTMHGTTMIFLAAMPIIFALMNAAVPLQIGARDVAFPFLNSLGFWLFFFGGVLLNISWFTGGAPDAGWTNYAPLSTTSPGHGVDYYTIGLQIAGAGTLIGGINFLVTIVNMRAPGMSYMRMPLFTWASFVTSTLILFAFPALTVGLFLMMFDRMFDAAFFDVAQGGNVIIWEHLFWIFGHPEVYILILPLFGAFSDIFSTFSKKRLFGYSAMVFATVLIGFLGFMVWAHHMFTVGMGPIANSIFAVATMAIAVPTGIKIFNWLFTMWGGNIKMTSAMLWSVAFIPSFTIGGMTGVMLAAAAADYQYHDTYFVVGHFHYVIVGGVVFGAFASIHYWWPKMFGKVLNEKLGKLAFWPFFVGFHLTFFIQHFLGLMGMPRRYWTFHEGLGLDTGNLISSIGAFLMFIGTFIFLINVIYTSVKEPKASGDPWDGRTLEWSISSPPPHYNFAQTPLVRGLDPLWIEKTEGKKGMTPAEPLGDIHMPNPSILPFVMSLGFFIAGFGFIYQTESKSFLALIFIGMGISLGSMLTRSLKDDIGHHIHKEDLKEGAGSE, encoded by the coding sequence GTGAGTACTGCAGTAGCACAAAAAGGCGGACTCGGCGCCGCTATATGGGATTACTTAACAACGGTTGACCATAAAAAGATTGCACATCTTTATTTGGTATCCGGTGGTTTCTTCTTCCTTATGGGTGGAATAGAGGCCATGATTATTCGTATCCAGCTGATCAAGCCTGATAACAATTTTATTGCTGCTGGACTTTATAATGAAATGCTTACCATGCACGGAACTACGATGATCTTCTTAGCTGCTATGCCGATTATTTTTGCTTTAATGAATGCAGCTGTTCCATTGCAAATAGGTGCACGTGATGTAGCATTTCCATTTTTGAACTCTTTAGGATTCTGGCTGTTCTTTTTTGGAGGAGTACTTTTAAATATTTCATGGTTTACAGGTGGAGCACCGGATGCAGGCTGGACGAATTATGCACCGCTCTCTACGACTTCCCCAGGTCATGGAGTCGATTATTACACCATTGGTTTACAGATCGCAGGGGCAGGTACACTAATTGGAGGAATCAATTTTCTCGTTACGATCGTGAACATGAGAGCTCCTGGTATGAGTTACATGCGGATGCCGTTGTTCACATGGGCTTCATTCGTAACAAGTACTTTAATTCTTTTTGCCTTTCCTGCATTGACCGTTGGTTTATTTTTAATGATGTTTGACCGTATGTTTGATGCAGCCTTTTTTGATGTTGCCCAGGGCGGGAATGTTATTATCTGGGAGCACCTGTTTTGGATATTCGGACACCCGGAAGTATATATCCTGATCCTGCCTTTATTTGGCGCGTTTAGTGATATATTCTCAACCTTCTCTAAGAAAAGGTTGTTCGGATACTCTGCAATGGTTTTTGCAACCGTTTTAATTGGATTTTTAGGTTTTATGGTATGGGCTCACCACATGTTCACCGTTGGAATGGGACCCATTGCTAACTCGATTTTTGCAGTTGCGACTATGGCTATTGCTGTTCCTACTGGTATTAAGATTTTTAACTGGCTGTTTACGATGTGGGGCGGAAATATTAAGATGACTTCTGCGATGCTTTGGTCTGTTGCCTTTATTCCATCTTTTACAATTGGTGGAATGACAGGTGTTATGCTCGCGGCTGCTGCTGCGGATTACCAGTATCATGATACTTATTTTGTAGTCGGTCACTTCCACTACGTAATTGTAGGCGGGGTTGTGTTTGGAGCATTTGCTTCCATCCATTACTGGTGGCCGAAGATGTTCGGTAAAGTGTTAAATGAAAAATTAGGAAAGCTTGCTTTCTGGCCATTTTTTGTAGGCTTCCACTTAACTTTCTTTATTCAGCACTTTTTAGGTTTAATGGGGATGCCTCGACGTTATTGGACTTTCCATGAGGGACTAGGATTAGATACAGGAAACTTAATAAGTTCCATTGGTGCTTTCTTGATGTTTATCGGGACGTTTATATTCTTAATTAATGTTATTTATACGTCAGTGAAAGAACCTAAGGCAAGTGGAGATCCATGGGACGGACGTACGCTGGAATGGTCCATTTCTTCTCCACCACCGCATTATAATTTTGCTCAGACTCCACTTGTACGCGGTCTCGACCCTTTATGGATTGAAAAAACAGAAGGGAAAAAAGGCATGACTCCGGCAGAGCCATTGGGTGATATTCATATGCCGAATCCTTCTATTCTTCCTTTTGTCATGTCGCTCGGATTTTTCATTGCTGGATTTGGGTTTATTTACCAAACGGAGAGCAAAAGCTTCCTTGCTCTAATTTTTATCGGAATGGGCATTTCCTTAGGTTCAATGCTGACACGTTCTCTTAAAGATGACATTGGACATCATATTCACA